One segment of Xanthomonas oryzae pv. oryzae DNA contains the following:
- a CDS encoding DUF1456 family protein, protein MIHNDVLRSIRYMLDLSYDKVVDITHLADPEFALDKAQVQAWLKKEDAPGFEPCTDAMLARFLDGLVLRFRGRDESQPVRPLETRVGNNLVLKKLRVAFELKDVDMHAIFASAGFPLSKPELSALFRQPGHKNFRPCGDQLLRAFLKGLTSRMREAG, encoded by the coding sequence ATGATCCACAACGATGTACTGCGCAGCATCCGCTACATGCTCGACCTCAGCTACGACAAGGTGGTGGACATCACCCACCTGGCCGACCCCGAGTTCGCGCTCGACAAGGCGCAGGTACAGGCCTGGCTGAAAAAGGAAGACGCGCCTGGTTTCGAGCCCTGCACCGATGCGATGCTGGCGCGCTTTCTCGACGGCCTGGTGCTGCGCTTCCGCGGCCGCGACGAGAGCCAACCGGTCCGCCCGCTGGAAACCCGCGTCGGCAACAACCTGGTGTTGAAGAAGCTGCGCGTGGCCTTCGAACTGAAGGACGTCGACATGCACGCCATCTTCGCCAGCGCCGGCTTCCCGCTGTCCAAGCCGGAACTCTCCGCGCTGTTCCGCCAACCCGGCCACAAGAACTTCCGCCCCTGCGGCGACCAACTGCTGCGCGCCTTTCTCAAAGGCCTGACCTCCCGGATGCGCGAAGCCGGTTGA
- a CDS encoding L-fuconate dehydratase has product MSTIVALDTHDVRFPTSRELDGSDAMNPDPDYSAAYVVLRTDAADDLAGYGLVFTIGRGNDVQTAAVAALAEHVLGLRVEDVIADLGAFARRLTNDSQLRWLGPEKGVMHMAIGAVINAAWDLAARAANKPLWRFIAELTPEQLVDTIDLRYLSDALTRDEALAILRDAQPQREQRIAQLIEQGYPAYTTSPGWLGYSDEKLVRLAKEAVADGFRTIKLKVGANVQDDIRRCRLAREAIGPDIAMAVDANQRWDVGPAIDWMRQLAEFDIAWIEEPTSPDDVLGHAAIRQGITPVPVSTGEHTQNRVVFKQLLQAGAVDLIQIDAARVGGVNENLAILLLAAKFNVRVFPHAGGVGLCELVQHLAMADFVAITGQMEDRAIEFVDHLHQHFLDPVRIRHGRYLAPDVPGFSAEMHAASIAEFSYPNGRFWVEDLAAAKA; this is encoded by the coding sequence ATGAGCACCATCGTCGCCCTCGATACCCACGACGTCCGCTTCCCCACCTCGCGCGAGCTGGATGGGTCGGACGCGATGAATCCCGATCCCGATTACTCGGCGGCCTACGTCGTGCTGCGCACCGATGCTGCCGATGACCTGGCCGGTTACGGCCTGGTGTTCACCATCGGCCGCGGCAACGACGTGCAGACCGCAGCGGTGGCGGCGCTGGCCGAGCATGTGCTCGGCCTGCGGGTGGAAGACGTCATCGCCGATCTGGGCGCGTTCGCGCGTCGGCTCACCAACGATTCGCAGCTGCGCTGGCTCGGCCCGGAAAAGGGCGTCATGCACATGGCCATCGGCGCGGTGATCAACGCTGCGTGGGACCTGGCTGCGCGCGCCGCGAACAAGCCGCTGTGGCGCTTCATTGCCGAACTCACGCCCGAGCAGTTGGTCGACACCATCGACTTGCGCTATCTCAGCGACGCGCTCACCCGCGACGAAGCGCTGGCCATCCTGCGCGATGCGCAACCGCAGCGTGAGCAACGCATCGCGCAGTTGATCGAGCAAGGCTACCCGGCCTACACCACCTCGCCCGGCTGGCTCGGCTACTCGGACGAGAAGCTGGTGCGACTGGCCAAGGAAGCGGTGGCCGACGGCTTCCGCACCATCAAGCTCAAGGTTGGCGCCAACGTGCAGGACGACATCCGCCGTTGCCGCCTGGCGCGCGAAGCCATCGGCCCGGATATCGCGATGGCGGTCGATGCCAATCAGCGCTGGGACGTGGGCCCGGCGATCGACTGGATGCGCCAGCTGGCCGAATTCGACATCGCCTGGATCGAAGAACCCACCAGCCCGGACGATGTGCTCGGCCATGCCGCCATCCGCCAGGGCATCACCCCGGTGCCGGTCTCCACCGGCGAGCACACCCAGAACCGGGTGGTGTTCAAGCAACTGTTGCAGGCCGGCGCGGTGGACCTGATCCAGATCGATGCCGCGCGCGTGGGCGGGGTCAACGAGAACCTTGCCATCCTGCTGCTGGCCGCCAAGTTCAACGTGCGCGTGTTCCCGCATGCCGGCGGCGTGGGCCTGTGCGAACTGGTGCAGCACCTGGCCATGGCCGACTTCGTCGCCATCACCGGCCAGATGGAAGACCGCGCCATCGAATTCGTCGATCATCTGCACCAGCACTTCCTGGACCCGGTGCGCATCCGGCACGGCCGCTACCTGGCGCCGGACGTGCCGGGTTTCTCCGCGGAAATGCATGCCGCCTCGATTGCGGAGTTCAGCTATCCCAACGGACGCTTCTGGGTCGAAGACCTGGCGGCTGCAAAAGCGTAA